A window of Thalassophryne amazonica chromosome 21, fThaAma1.1, whole genome shotgun sequence contains these coding sequences:
- the LOC117503627 gene encoding uncharacterized protein LOC117503627, whose translation MHDKTGNEASCFWKSSPSSSTPRPAKPLPAGDQGRERYGAEHNHSDCFPLSLQHLKRQEAKTSQSEISRTHGTTEIKEVASDKVQTDGDINFDGGAESEKDVPQQNKQDKADVTKISICDCIGGCAEGKMSKSDNKGNMTECLSAHTHTSQKNTTVEETKGKEKKEGSAVRGKIKSDGHRDSEETDMTEISPVDWTEGSVTLATGKEEENKHSFFQQVEKEAKCLVVMFPPKSDAAVPSSHDLSLACPLKTGGSNTRDVICDVTFCSVLSNFTLHDRVPEGFDTFEKIQLSPDDEDQEEGSLSSGLLLTSSPGKLLKTVQQQLHHPTPGAESDEHEKVEGSEHCAENVENGFLRSETRSCELSDFIPPEDDIAAGQPEQQPKSESSSEACACFCDDINSLSVSSSASSQSPGFDVLNHPHFEMRAQFDMVLKEMHLFFKISASDCTGDIETSLPEESGDVTEALVDKASNSADGLSSPEQGYQQTSDSDADDNRILKTSNGDTIVSCATDCADGEQKVTELDCSHLFLEEPVCTPENHTDLQEVEKKSKMWLPSFVCRPLLEQLGHSLVVSSRRLEPLKTCTRPIRVGLSKRAKTKHLHRPHPYK comes from the exons ATGCATGACAAGACTGGCAATGAGGccagttgtttttggaaatccagTCCCAGCAGCAGTACACCGAGGCCTGCAAAACCTCTTCCTGCTGGGGATCAAGGGAGAGAACGCTATGGTGCTGAGCACAATCATTCAGACTGTTTTCCTCTCAGTCTTCAACACCTGAAGAGACAAGAGGCCAAAACATCACAAAGTGAAATTTCCAGAACTCATGGGacgacagaaataaaagaagtagCGAGTGATAAAGTTCAAACTGATGGAGACATAAACTTTGATGGAGGAGCGGAATCAGAGAAAGACGTCCCCcaacaaaataaacaagacaAAGCCGACGTGACTAAAATCTCAATTTGTGATTGCATTGGTGGCTGCGCAGAGGGCAAAATGAGTAAATCTGACAACAAAGGCAATATGACCGAGTGTTTGtctgctcacacacacacctctcaaaAAAACACGACGGTGGAGGAAACAAAGGGAAAGGAAAAGAAGGAAGGAAGTGCTGTTAGAGGAAAGATAAAAAGTGATGGACATCGTGACTCAGAGGAAACAGACATGACTGAAATATCACCTGTTGACTGGACAGAGGGCAGTGTAACCCTGGCTACTGGTAAGGAAGAAGAAAACAAGCACAGTTTCTTCCAACAAGTCGAAAAGGAAGCTAAGTGTTTAGTCGTCATGTTTCCCCCAAAAAGTGATGCTGCTGTGCCAAGTAGTCATGATTTAAGCCTGGCTTGTCCATTAAAAACTGGTGGTAGTAATACCAGAGATGTAATATGTGATGTCACGTTTTGTTCAGTGCTGTCTAATTTCACGCTCCATGACCGTGTGCCAGAGGGGTTTGACACATTCGAGAAGATCCAGCTCTCACCAGATGATGAAGACCAGGAAGAGGGTAGCCTGAGCAGTGGCCTTCTGCTCACTAGCTCACCTGGGAAGTTGTTAAAAACTGTGCAGCAGCAACTTCATCATCCCACGCCAGGGGCAGAGAGTGACGAGCACGAGAAGGTGGAAGGATCTGAGCACTGTGCTGAGAACGTAGAAAATGGATTTTTACGCAGTGAAACCAGATCCTGTGAACTCTCCGACTTTATACCACCAGAAGATGACATTGCTGCAGGCCAGCCTGAGCAACAGCCAAAAAGTGAGTCATCCAGTGAGGCCTGTGCATGCTTCTGTGATGACATAAACTCACTGTCGGTGTCGTCAAGTGCTTCCTCCCAGAGCCCAGGTTTTGATGTCCTCAACCACCCTCACTTTGAGATGAGAGCACAATTCGACATGGTCCTAAAGGAGATGCACTTGTTTTTCAAAATTAGTGCTTCTGATTGTACTGGTGACATTGAAACATCATTACCTGAGGAAAGCGGTGATGTCACTGAAGCTTTGGTGGACAAGGCTTCAAACAGCGCAGACGGCCTCAGCAGCCCAGAACAGGGATACCAACAAACATCAG ACAGTGATGCTGATGACAATAGGATCCTGAAAACCTCCAATGGTGACACGATAGTTTCATGTGCCACCGACTGCGCTGATGGTGAGCAGAAAGTGACTGAACTCGACTGCAGCCACCTGTTCCTGGAAGAACCTGTATGCACTCCAGAGAACCACACAG atctgCAGGAGGTGGAGAAGAAGAGCAAAATGTGGTTGCCCTCCTTTGTGTGTCGACCTCTCCTGGAACAGCTGGGCCACA GTCTGGTGGTGTCTTCCAGAAGACTGGAGCCTCTGAAAACGTGCACACGCCCAATCAGGGTTGGACTTTCAAAGAGAGCCAAGACCAAACACCTACACCGCCCCCATCCTTATAAATGA